A stretch of Candidatus Kryptoniota bacterium DNA encodes these proteins:
- a CDS encoding gamma-glutamyl-gamma-aminobutyrate hydrolase family protein (Members of this family of hydrolases with an active site Cys residue belong to MEROPS family C26.), which yields MFKIALSDCGKKNKNYEKFVSRIPGSSTVILSAGRGNDGELKSCDGLVLTGGKDVAPELFGDWADETVEVDSERDGFEFKLIEKSMKLGLPILGICRGIQVVNVYLGGTLILDLQKYHARKHDEVKEDVDRTHTIKVVPSSKLGKFVGRESGTVNSAHHQAVERIGKGLKLAARAEDGTVEALEGDEELTSKIVLVQWHPERMDFENPFAHGVLDLFARQMEDNQHSEKYAQWRSNNE from the coding sequence ATGTTTAAGATCGCTCTGTCGGATTGCGGCAAGAAAAACAAGAATTATGAAAAGTTTGTGAGCAGGATACCGGGTTCATCCACGGTCATTTTGTCGGCGGGAAGAGGGAACGATGGCGAGCTTAAAAGCTGCGACGGACTTGTATTGACCGGCGGGAAGGATGTGGCGCCGGAACTCTTCGGCGACTGGGCCGATGAGACTGTTGAGGTCGATTCTGAAAGGGATGGGTTTGAATTCAAGTTGATAGAGAAATCTATGAAGCTCGGACTGCCGATCCTTGGAATTTGCCGCGGCATTCAGGTAGTAAACGTGTATCTCGGCGGGACACTGATTCTCGATCTCCAAAAATACCACGCTAGAAAACATGATGAAGTCAAGGAGGACGTCGACAGGACTCATACTATCAAAGTCGTACCAAGTTCAAAGCTTGGCAAGTTTGTGGGAAGGGAAAGTGGTACAGTGAACAGCGCTCATCATCAGGCCGTGGAAAGAATCGGGAAAGGCCTGAAGCTGGCAGCGCGGGCGGAAGACGGAACCGTAGAAGCTTTGGAAGGCGATGAAGAGTTGACAAGCAAGATCGTGCTGGTACAATGGCATCCCGAACGAATGGATTTTGAGAATCCTTTTGCTCATGGCGTTCTCGATCTGTTCGCCCGTCAAATGGAAGATAACCAACATTCAGAAAAATACGCTCAATGGAGGTCAAACAATGAGTAA
- the ppdK gene encoding pyruvate, phosphate dikinase gives MSKVKYVYFFGNGKADGKAEMKNLLGGKGANLAEMTNIGLPVPPGFTITTEVCTYYYANKRSYPKILKVEVEKAMKRLESSVGTKFGDKNNPLLVSVRSGARASMPGMMDTILNLGLNDVVVEGLAKKTNNPRFAYDAYRRFVQMYGDVVLGLKPVHKDEIDPFEAIIEKKKKEKGVHHDTELTADDLKGLVASFKKAIKEKTGHDFPESPMEQLWGAIGAVFGSWNNDRAIAYRKMYDIPESWGTAVSVVAMVFGNMGETSGTGVAFTRDPAAGENVFYGEYLMNAQGEDVVAGIRTPIPIAKLAEQNPRIYKQLEKIRHVLEKHYRDMNDIEFTIQEGKLYMLQCRVGKRTAFAAIKIAVDMVSEKLISEKEALNRIEPDQLNQLLRPVFDLKEKDAAVKGNRLLAKGLNAGPGAATGRVVFNAPDAEEWNKRGEQVILTRIETSPEDIRGMNASAGILTARGGMTSHAALVARQMGKVCIVGCSSLEIDYSTHTMQVKGKTVKEGDWISIDGSTGEVIEGKLPTKPSEVLQVVIDKTLDPKSAPIYQQFTRIMDWADKYRLLNIRTNADQPDQASNAVAFGAEGIGLCRTEHMFFGEGKIGPMREMILADTLDARKKALAKLLPLQRTDFEGIFEAMNGKPVTIRTLDPPLHEFLPHEEKPQRELAGQMGISFEKVRQRVEDLHEFNPMLGFRGCRLGIIYPEITEMQSRAIFEAAANVQKKGTKVEPEVMIPLVGNVKELENQAKIVRAAAVEVMKEKGVKFDYHVGTMIEVPRGALTADEIAKEAEFFSFGTNDLTQTTLGVSRDDAGRFLIPYTEMEIYAKDPFEVLDRDGVGLLMKMAKEKGRSVRADLKIGICGEHGGEPSSVEFCHMIGLNYVSCSPYRVPIARLAAARAALRYPAEPKKGEGKRSPKSRKK, from the coding sequence ATGAGTAAAGTGAAATACGTCTATTTCTTCGGCAATGGCAAAGCCGATGGAAAGGCCGAAATGAAAAACCTGTTGGGTGGCAAAGGGGCTAACCTGGCGGAAATGACTAACATAGGTTTGCCTGTGCCACCGGGATTTACGATTACGACTGAAGTCTGCACGTACTATTATGCAAACAAGAGATCGTATCCGAAGATACTGAAAGTCGAAGTAGAAAAGGCGATGAAGCGACTCGAGTCGTCCGTTGGGACGAAATTCGGCGACAAGAATAATCCGCTTCTGGTATCTGTCAGGTCCGGTGCAAGAGCTTCGATGCCGGGCATGATGGACACAATCCTCAATCTCGGTCTCAATGATGTCGTGGTTGAAGGACTCGCGAAGAAGACAAACAATCCGAGGTTCGCATACGACGCTTACAGGCGTTTCGTGCAAATGTACGGTGACGTAGTACTGGGTTTGAAGCCGGTCCACAAAGATGAGATTGATCCTTTCGAGGCAATAATCGAAAAAAAGAAGAAAGAGAAAGGTGTCCACCATGACACAGAGCTTACGGCTGACGATCTGAAAGGTCTCGTGGCATCATTCAAGAAAGCGATCAAAGAAAAAACCGGCCACGACTTTCCGGAATCGCCGATGGAACAGTTGTGGGGAGCGATAGGGGCTGTCTTCGGTTCATGGAACAACGACCGCGCGATTGCCTATCGCAAGATGTATGATATACCGGAATCATGGGGCACGGCCGTGAGCGTGGTAGCAATGGTGTTTGGAAACATGGGCGAGACGTCCGGCACCGGAGTCGCCTTCACGCGTGATCCTGCCGCAGGAGAAAACGTTTTCTACGGCGAATACCTCATGAACGCGCAGGGCGAAGATGTCGTCGCAGGTATCCGCACTCCTATTCCCATCGCGAAACTTGCAGAGCAGAATCCGAGAATCTACAAGCAGCTCGAGAAAATCCGCCACGTGCTGGAAAAGCATTATCGGGACATGAACGATATAGAGTTCACGATCCAGGAAGGGAAGTTGTACATGCTCCAATGCCGTGTCGGAAAGCGGACGGCATTTGCTGCGATCAAGATCGCTGTCGACATGGTTTCCGAGAAGCTGATTTCGGAAAAGGAGGCGCTTAACAGGATTGAGCCTGATCAGCTTAACCAGTTGCTCCGGCCGGTCTTCGACTTGAAAGAAAAAGACGCCGCCGTCAAAGGAAACCGTCTTCTTGCCAAAGGTCTGAATGCCGGCCCGGGCGCCGCGACGGGCCGGGTAGTATTCAATGCACCGGACGCGGAAGAATGGAACAAACGCGGAGAGCAGGTGATACTCACCAGAATTGAGACTTCTCCCGAAGATATCAGAGGCATGAACGCTTCTGCAGGTATCCTGACGGCAAGAGGTGGTATGACATCTCACGCCGCGCTTGTCGCGAGACAAATGGGCAAAGTCTGCATCGTGGGCTGCTCATCGCTGGAGATCGACTATTCAACGCACACGATGCAAGTGAAGGGAAAGACCGTCAAAGAAGGTGACTGGATCTCAATTGATGGTTCGACTGGGGAAGTGATTGAAGGTAAGCTCCCGACAAAACCGTCCGAAGTTCTTCAGGTTGTCATCGACAAGACCCTGGATCCGAAAAGCGCGCCGATATACCAGCAGTTCACCAGGATCATGGACTGGGCCGACAAGTACAGACTTCTTAACATCCGTACTAACGCCGATCAGCCCGACCAGGCTTCAAACGCTGTTGCGTTTGGCGCGGAGGGTATCGGTCTCTGCCGTACCGAACACATGTTCTTTGGTGAGGGAAAGATCGGACCGATGCGTGAGATGATCCTGGCCGACACTCTCGACGCAAGGAAAAAGGCTCTGGCAAAGCTTCTGCCTTTGCAGAGAACCGACTTCGAGGGAATATTCGAGGCGATGAACGGAAAGCCCGTTACGATAAGGACTCTCGATCCGCCTCTTCACGAGTTCCTTCCGCACGAAGAGAAGCCTCAACGCGAGCTCGCTGGCCAGATGGGGATCAGTTTCGAGAAAGTGCGGCAGAGAGTGGAAGATCTTCACGAGTTCAACCCGATGCTTGGTTTCAGGGGATGCCGGCTCGGGATAATCTATCCGGAAATCACTGAGATGCAGTCGCGCGCAATTTTCGAAGCTGCAGCGAATGTCCAGAAAAAGGGCACCAAGGTGGAGCCCGAAGTGATGATTCCCCTCGTGGGAAATGTTAAGGAGCTCGAGAATCAAGCGAAGATCGTCCGAGCAGCAGCGGTAGAAGTGATGAAGGAAAAAGGCGTGAAGTTTGACTACCACGTCGGAACGATGATAGAAGTGCCGCGCGGAGCATTAACCGCCGACGAGATTGCAAAGGAGGCGGAATTCTTCAGCTTCGGGACCAACGACCTCACTCAAACTACGCTCGGCGTAAGCCGAGACGATGCGGGAAGATTTCTTATCCCTTACACAGAAATGGAAATCTACGCCAAGGATCCCTTCGAAGTGCTGGATCGTGACGGAGTCGGATTGCTTATGAAGATGGCGAAAGAAAAAGGGCGTTCGGTTCGCGCGGATCTTAAGATCGGCATCTGCGGCGAGCATGGAGGTGAGCCGTCGTCGGTCGAGTTCTGTCACATGATCGGCCTGAACTACGTGAGTTGTTCACCGTATAGGGTGCCGATCGCACGTCTAGCGGCGGCACGTGCTGCGTTGAGATATCCGGCCGAACCGAAAAAAGGCGAAGGCAAGAGGTCGCCTAAGTCAAGAAAGAAGTAG
- the lpxB gene encoding lipid-A-disaccharide synthase, whose amino-acid sequence MTSTLMIIAGETSGDKHAALLAESLQKAADVRLYGVGGDRMKEAGVALMHHVREMSVMGFSEVLFRIPFLRRVSRELIESIDARKPDGVILVDYPGFNLRFAALARARGLKVIYFISPQVWAWGKGRIEKIRRTVDLMLTVFKFEEEMYKEEGIDAHWVGHPLVDEITHPDSSSFSEFKKKYGIAEGSKILALLPGSRLQEIRRILPGMLRTAELLAGGLPHETIKIVTVIGCAPGIGSKIYDELTAGSRAYPLLCPDVESLLISSDAGIIASGTATLEAALYGLPIAVVYKTGWLNYLIGRSLVKLKSISLVNIVAGKEIVKEFVQGNFKPGEVAEAVREMLVAGGVAEKMRNEYKEVRRILGEKGATDRAAKLILNSI is encoded by the coding sequence TTGACATCGACGCTGATGATTATCGCAGGCGAGACATCAGGCGACAAGCACGCAGCTCTTCTTGCCGAAAGTCTGCAAAAAGCTGCGGATGTCAGGTTATATGGCGTCGGCGGAGACAGGATGAAGGAAGCAGGCGTCGCGCTTATGCACCATGTCAGAGAAATGTCGGTAATGGGATTTTCTGAAGTGCTTTTCAGGATTCCTTTTTTAAGAAGAGTGAGCAGGGAACTCATCGAATCTATCGACGCCAGGAAGCCGGACGGCGTAATACTTGTCGATTATCCCGGCTTCAATCTTCGTTTCGCTGCGCTCGCCAGAGCCCGAGGGCTCAAGGTAATTTACTTCATAAGTCCTCAGGTCTGGGCGTGGGGAAAAGGAAGAATCGAAAAAATACGGCGCACAGTCGACCTGATGCTGACTGTTTTCAAATTTGAAGAGGAAATGTACAAGGAGGAAGGAATCGACGCCCACTGGGTAGGGCATCCACTCGTTGATGAAATAACTCATCCCGACAGCTCGTCCTTCTCGGAATTTAAAAAGAAATATGGCATTGCGGAGGGATCGAAAATTCTGGCGCTCCTTCCAGGAAGCCGACTTCAGGAAATCAGAAGGATACTTCCTGGTATGCTCCGAACGGCTGAGTTACTGGCTGGGGGTCTACCACACGAAACAATTAAGATTGTCACTGTCATCGGATGCGCTCCCGGAATAGGGTCTAAGATATATGATGAGCTCACGGCCGGTTCTCGCGCCTATCCACTGCTTTGTCCTGACGTCGAGTCGTTACTCATTTCTTCAGATGCCGGGATTATCGCCAGCGGCACAGCGACTTTGGAAGCAGCACTTTATGGACTGCCGATTGCGGTTGTCTACAAAACCGGCTGGTTGAATTACCTGATTGGCAGATCGCTCGTAAAATTGAAATCGATATCTCTCGTGAACATCGTTGCAGGGAAGGAAATTGTCAAAGAGTTTGTCCAGGGGAATTTTAAACCGGGAGAAGTTGCAGAGGCAGTAAGAGAGATGCTCGTCGCGGGCGGTGTCGCGGAGAAGATGAGAAATGAGTATAAAGAGGTCCGCAGGATCCTCGGTGAAAAAGGTGCGACGGACAGGGCGGCTAAATTGATTTTGAATTCGATCTGA
- the lpxK gene encoding tetraacyldisaccharide 4'-kinase, protein MKDLARKILYPFDALYAAAVTARNYAYDHELLNSEHLPAPVLSVGNISVGGSGKTPFTMYLIGKLLESGRKPAVLSRGYMRLTEDLAISCPAQGFMADVRSLGDEPALISQSFPAVPVAVNRDRFKAGMEVIEKCGADIFILDDGFQNRELARDADFVLMRDSLADLTDQYLPSGNLRDSKKRLGQAQIIVLTSHERFGLHETDFGILRKFSDAAVAGVSFLLSHFADVAGSVYSTDQLREREVVAFCGIAGPDAFFDGVRRLNLNVTGVKAFRDHHWYDEYDLDEIFGGNDESIAVTTSKDAVRIFLDGELNGHDDVKRIYALQEKAVVNFGSEHIDAALSTALGAVYV, encoded by the coding sequence ATGAAGGACTTGGCGAGAAAAATATTGTATCCGTTCGATGCACTATATGCTGCTGCGGTCACTGCGCGCAATTACGCGTATGATCATGAATTGTTGAACTCCGAGCATCTTCCCGCGCCGGTATTGTCCGTGGGGAATATCTCAGTCGGGGGATCAGGGAAGACGCCGTTCACAATGTACCTCATCGGGAAACTCCTCGAGTCAGGTCGTAAACCGGCAGTTTTGTCCCGCGGGTATATGAGATTAACGGAAGATCTTGCGATCTCTTGTCCTGCTCAAGGCTTCATGGCCGACGTTCGCTCATTGGGCGATGAGCCCGCATTGATCTCGCAATCTTTTCCTGCCGTTCCGGTGGCGGTCAATAGGGACCGATTCAAAGCAGGGATGGAGGTTATTGAAAAGTGTGGCGCCGATATCTTTATCCTCGATGACGGATTTCAAAATCGAGAGCTGGCTCGCGATGCAGATTTTGTGTTGATGAGAGACTCGCTGGCTGATCTGACCGATCAATATCTCCCGTCCGGAAATCTGCGCGACTCGAAAAAACGCCTGGGTCAGGCACAGATCATCGTCCTCACGTCTCACGAACGGTTTGGTCTGCACGAAACGGATTTCGGCATATTGAGGAAGTTCAGCGATGCGGCCGTTGCGGGAGTGAGTTTCTTGCTCTCGCATTTCGCAGATGTTGCAGGATCGGTATATTCGACGGATCAGCTCCGTGAAAGAGAGGTAGTGGCATTTTGTGGCATCGCCGGCCCTGATGCTTTCTTTGACGGAGTCCGGAGACTCAATCTAAATGTGACCGGCGTGAAAGCCTTCCGCGATCATCACTGGTACGATGAGTACGATCTTGACGAAATTTTCGGCGGCAATGATGAGTCGATTGCCGTCACAACTTCCAAAGACGCCGTGAGGATTTTTCTTGACGGGGAGTTGAACGGACACGACGATGTGAAACGCATATACGCGCTTCAGGAGAAAGCGGTTGTGAATTTCGGCAGTGAGCACATAGACGCCGCGTTGTCAACAGCACTCGGAGCTGTCTATGTTTAA
- a CDS encoding isoprenylcysteine carboxylmethyltransferase family protein translates to MTDPTENKNWKSQLFTFRSYTPIPFLIVMLLFSSPTIASLVAGFLIALVGESVRFWGVAYAGSETRTTGRVGGTQLVTSGPYSFVRNPLYVGNVILYLGVGIMSNALTPYLQVIAVIYFALQYSAIVGIEEKYLAETFSGWNDYASKVPRFIPRLSRFVSGQVLVPNTKRALRSERSSLLAFASISCLLCVIYIVRGAS, encoded by the coding sequence GTGACGGATCCTACTGAAAACAAAAACTGGAAGAGTCAGCTATTTACGTTCAGGAGCTACACTCCCATTCCGTTCTTGATTGTCATGCTACTCTTCTCCTCGCCGACCATCGCGTCACTCGTTGCAGGTTTCCTGATCGCGCTGGTTGGAGAATCGGTGCGGTTCTGGGGAGTAGCGTACGCCGGAAGCGAGACAAGAACAACCGGCAGAGTGGGCGGAACTCAGCTCGTGACTAGCGGTCCCTATTCATTTGTGAGAAATCCCCTGTACGTGGGCAATGTCATCCTCTATCTCGGTGTAGGAATTATGTCGAACGCACTCACCCCGTACCTCCAGGTGATTGCCGTAATCTATTTCGCGCTTCAGTATTCCGCGATAGTCGGCATTGAAGAGAAGTATCTGGCAGAGACTTTTTCCGGCTGGAACGATTACGCGAGTAAGGTGCCTCGATTCATACCGCGACTTTCCCGCTTTGTCTCAGGACAAGTGCTCGTTCCGAACACGAAGAGGGCGCTTCGTTCTGAAAGATCGTCGCTTCTAGCGTTCGCCTCGATCAGCTGCCTCCTCTGTGTGATTTATATTGTTCGAGGTGCAAGTTGA